The following proteins come from a genomic window of Solwaraspora sp. WMMA2065:
- a CDS encoding PRC-barrel domain-containing protein, which translates to MTEGLAKLVRMSDAHEMVADPAEDIRGRKVCDADGNDIGKVDDLLIDEAEHKVRLLRVEHGGILGLGATPSFVPVDAIVRITDGVVHINESSERVAGAPAYDPELVSQDKYYEELYGYYGCPPFWGVGYVYPGYPFYR; encoded by the coding sequence ATGACCGAGGGGTTGGCGAAGCTGGTCAGGATGAGCGACGCCCACGAAATGGTCGCCGATCCGGCCGAGGACATTCGCGGCCGAAAGGTGTGCGACGCGGACGGCAACGACATCGGTAAGGTCGACGACCTGCTGATCGACGAGGCAGAACACAAGGTCCGGCTGCTGCGGGTCGAGCACGGCGGCATCCTCGGTCTCGGGGCCACTCCGTCGTTCGTCCCGGTCGACGCGATCGTCCGGATCACCGACGGCGTCGTGCACATCAACGAGTCGAGTGAGCGGGTGGCCGGTGCCCCGGCCTACGATCCGGAGCTCGTGTCACAGGACAAGTACTACGAGGAGCTGTACGGCTACTACGGTTGCCCGCCGTTCTGGGGCGTCGGGTACGTGTACCCGGGCTACCCGTTCTACCGCTAG
- a CDS encoding YcnI family protein, translating to MHSTLRRVARSGAVAAIAGGAILLAGSPAAAHVTVTPTVTTADSYTVLTVSVPHGCDGSATTKVAIQIPDQINSVTPTINQGWTVEKVMATLDPPVTDSHGNELTERVAEIVYTAKTPLPEGHRDVFELSLRLPDAAGETLVFPSIQTCEQGETAWAQVPADGQDSHELDYPAPSFVITAADADGTAAGDEPADDAEPTELTTAGSTTSDGGSVVGWIGLILGLLGFTAGGLALQRTRKTT from the coding sequence ATGCACTCCACCCTTCGTCGCGTCGCCCGGTCCGGTGCCGTCGCCGCCATCGCCGGCGGCGCCATCCTGCTCGCTGGCTCCCCGGCGGCGGCGCACGTCACCGTCACCCCCACCGTCACCACCGCCGACTCCTACACCGTGCTGACGGTGTCGGTGCCGCACGGCTGCGACGGCTCGGCCACCACCAAGGTGGCCATCCAGATCCCCGACCAGATCAACTCGGTGACACCCACCATCAATCAGGGCTGGACGGTCGAGAAGGTGATGGCCACCCTCGACCCGCCGGTCACCGACAGCCACGGCAACGAGCTCACCGAGCGGGTCGCGGAGATCGTCTACACCGCCAAGACCCCACTGCCCGAAGGTCACCGGGACGTGTTCGAGCTGTCCCTGCGACTGCCCGACGCGGCCGGGGAGACCCTCGTCTTCCCCTCCATCCAGACCTGCGAGCAGGGCGAGACCGCCTGGGCCCAGGTGCCGGCGGACGGCCAGGACAGCCACGAGCTGGACTACCCGGCACCCTCGTTCGTCATCACCGCCGCCGACGCCGACGGCACCGCCGCCGGTGACGAGCCCGCCGACGACGCCGAGCCGACCGAGCTCACCACCGCCGGCTCCACCACCAGCGACGGCGGCTCCGTCGTCGGCTGGATCGGCCTGATCCTCGGCCTGCTCGGCTTCACCGCCGGCG
- a CDS encoding GPP34 family phosphoprotein gives MPLLADEFFLLAHHDVTGRARLHPRAVGLGLASAVLAELVTAQAVAVDAGHVWVVDPAAPADALGRSALRLLLDEPEHTSLRVWLTVLSERAPDHVAQRLTAAGVVRPEQVRRLMRTRTIYVPVDINLAAWPWARLSLRLRRMEPLDEPDLFLAGLAAATGLDTYLLDGAEPEVARHLDVLLRALRPALRDLLGRTGAAVGNAVLSGRT, from the coding sequence GTGCCGCTGCTCGCCGATGAGTTCTTCCTGCTTGCCCACCACGATGTCACCGGTCGCGCCCGGCTGCACCCCCGGGCGGTCGGGCTCGGTCTGGCCAGCGCGGTCCTCGCCGAGCTGGTCACCGCGCAGGCCGTCGCCGTCGATGCCGGTCACGTCTGGGTGGTCGATCCGGCGGCGCCAGCCGATGCGCTCGGTCGTTCCGCGCTGCGGCTGCTGCTCGACGAGCCGGAGCACACCAGCCTACGGGTCTGGCTGACCGTTCTGTCGGAGCGGGCCCCGGACCACGTCGCCCAGCGGCTGACTGCCGCCGGGGTCGTCCGACCCGAGCAGGTACGCCGGCTGATGCGCACCCGGACGATCTACGTACCGGTCGACATCAACCTCGCGGCCTGGCCGTGGGCGCGGTTGTCGCTGCGGCTGCGCCGGATGGAACCGCTCGACGAGCCCGACCTGTTCCTTGCCGGACTGGCTGCGGCGACCGGACTGGACACCTATCTGCTCGACGGTGCCGAACCCGAGGTGGCCCGTCACCTCGATGTCCTGCTACGGGCGCTGCGGCCTGCGCTGCGCGACCTGTTGGGCCGGACCGGCGCGGCGGTCGGCAACGCTGTGCTGAGCGGGCGTACCTGA
- a CDS encoding DUF6745 domain-containing protein, with protein sequence MTAPARRDAARSTSPAPASDRLVAYWRLAEPVRREWLDHGLDTAPAGRATTEDILSRIYARHSRRRPRFRWVDSPRQALPLLAGLPTHDLLQQWIRARQPAGKPPLASDIAAGLSRLRSALDAAADHPDLTPPQAGRKKDTRKKDAWKKDAGQKQDGAGSKWPVLPPIEALAAGVPLRVVLQQGVRDALRTSLVDGFSLPVRAALAAVGRQPVPTAWYGQQDAHWVAYYDVLRRLGLARYRRADETQLDEWATLARSAGWWWPGERTCVLVERPAVIRTGPVPGARHGEQRPASGVAGPVGYRDGWRPLG encoded by the coding sequence GTGACCGCGCCCGCGCGGCGTGACGCCGCCCGCTCCACCTCCCCAGCACCAGCTTCCGATCGGCTCGTCGCCTACTGGCGGCTGGCCGAACCCGTCCGGCGCGAATGGCTCGACCACGGGCTCGACACCGCGCCCGCCGGCCGGGCCACCACAGAGGACATCCTGTCCCGCATCTATGCCCGGCACTCTCGTCGTCGACCCCGGTTCCGTTGGGTCGACTCACCACGTCAGGCACTGCCGCTGCTGGCCGGTCTGCCCACCCACGACCTGCTCCAGCAGTGGATCAGAGCTCGACAGCCGGCCGGGAAACCCCCACTAGCCAGCGACATCGCCGCCGGGCTGTCCCGGCTGCGCAGCGCCCTGGACGCGGCCGCCGACCATCCCGACCTGACCCCACCACAGGCCGGCCGGAAGAAGGACACCCGGAAGAAGGACGCCTGGAAGAAGGACGCCGGCCAGAAACAGGACGGTGCCGGATCGAAATGGCCGGTGCTGCCGCCGATCGAGGCGCTCGCGGCCGGCGTACCGCTGCGGGTCGTCCTGCAGCAGGGGGTCCGCGACGCGCTGCGGACCAGCCTCGTTGACGGCTTCTCCCTACCGGTCCGCGCGGCACTCGCGGCCGTCGGGCGACAGCCCGTGCCGACCGCCTGGTACGGCCAGCAGGACGCGCACTGGGTGGCGTACTACGACGTGCTGCGCCGGCTCGGGCTGGCCCGGTACCGGCGGGCCGACGAGACTCAGCTCGACGAGTGGGCGACGTTGGCCCGGTCCGCCGGCTGGTGGTGGCCGGGGGAGCGGACCTGCGTACTGGTCGAACGTCCGGCGGTGATCCGGACCGGGCCGGTGCCGGGCGCCCGGCACGGCGAGCAGCGCCCGGCATCGGGGGTGGCCGGCCCGGTCGGATACCGGGACGGCTGGCGACCACTCGGGTAG
- a CDS encoding Nramp family divalent metal transporter, translating into MSQVTEAAPQRSTGVPEPPTGWRRFRYIGPGVLWALAALATGELLFTPRVGAQYGYSLMWALVAVLVLKLFVTREIGRYSVVTGRRLLTGLAGLPGPAGWAIWLILVPQLVVGIAAIAGIASAAGSALALAVPGPIQAWTGAVLAAAAGLVLVGHYTGVEWVSRVLGIALALGAVVAAIQVGPDLTEAAAGFVPVPPDDLQVAEILPWLGFLSNGAAGLMWYSYWITAKGIGHAGVAAADRRDPRDLDSHQIDRVRGWLRTMTLDSTFAVVGVALITVAFLILGAELLRPEGIVPAEADVARDLTRLFSEVFGSVGFWLMVVGLVSAFWTATLTNIDGWQRLYTDGVRRVLPERLTEHSLARPAVISRTAVVVWLATLPYAVFLIFGNPVALLTLAGSIEAVHIPLVAGLVLWLNRRTMPRALRAGWAATALVVAAVVFFTWFALYYLWQQFAG; encoded by the coding sequence ATGAGCCAGGTCACCGAGGCCGCGCCGCAGCGGTCGACCGGCGTACCCGAACCACCGACCGGCTGGCGCCGATTCCGCTACATCGGCCCCGGCGTGCTGTGGGCGCTCGCCGCCCTCGCCACCGGCGAACTGCTGTTCACTCCCCGGGTCGGAGCCCAGTACGGCTACAGTCTGATGTGGGCGCTGGTCGCCGTACTCGTCCTCAAGCTCTTCGTCACCCGGGAAATCGGCCGCTACAGCGTCGTCACCGGCCGCCGGCTGCTCACCGGCCTGGCCGGCCTGCCCGGCCCGGCCGGCTGGGCGATCTGGCTGATCCTGGTGCCGCAGCTGGTCGTCGGGATCGCCGCGATCGCCGGGATCGCCAGCGCCGCCGGCAGCGCACTCGCGCTCGCCGTACCCGGTCCGATCCAGGCCTGGACCGGCGCGGTCCTCGCGGCCGCCGCCGGGCTGGTGCTGGTCGGTCACTACACCGGCGTCGAATGGGTGTCCCGAGTCCTCGGCATCGCGCTCGCCCTCGGCGCGGTCGTCGCCGCGATCCAGGTCGGGCCGGACCTGACCGAGGCCGCCGCCGGGTTCGTCCCGGTGCCGCCGGACGATCTGCAGGTAGCCGAGATCCTGCCCTGGCTCGGCTTCCTGTCCAACGGCGCGGCCGGACTGATGTGGTACTCGTACTGGATCACCGCCAAGGGCATCGGCCACGCCGGGGTGGCGGCGGCCGACCGCCGCGACCCACGGGACCTCGACAGCCACCAGATCGACCGGGTACGCGGCTGGCTGCGGACGATGACCCTCGACTCGACGTTCGCCGTGGTGGGCGTCGCGCTGATCACCGTCGCGTTCCTGATCCTCGGCGCCGAGCTGCTGCGGCCGGAAGGCATCGTGCCCGCCGAAGCCGACGTCGCCCGCGACCTGACCCGCCTGTTCAGCGAGGTGTTCGGCAGCGTCGGCTTCTGGCTGATGGTCGTCGGACTGGTCTCGGCGTTCTGGACCGCCACCCTCACCAACATCGACGGGTGGCAGCGGCTCTACACCGACGGCGTACGGCGTGTGCTGCCGGAACGGCTCACCGAGCACAGCCTGGCCCGCCCGGCGGTGATCAGCCGGACCGCCGTCGTGGTGTGGCTGGCGACCCTGCCGTACGCCGTGTTCCTGATCTTCGGCAATCCGGTCGCCCTGCTGACCCTCGCCGGGTCGATCGAGGCCGTGCACATCCCGCTGGTCGCCGGACTCGTGCTGTGGCTCAACCGGCGGACCATGCCACGCGCGTTGCGCGCCGGGTGGGCCGCGACCGCACTGGTGGTCGCCGCCGTGGTCTTCTTCACCTGGTTCGCGCTCTACTACCTGTGGCAGCAGTTCGCCGGCTGA
- a CDS encoding GNAT family N-acetyltransferase has protein sequence MNATTPAMTVRAATHDDIPQAATLLTEAFLIAPVSQWLVGDIDARVTTFRSLFTIELEHAIDTGADVYVAGPFTGVAIWYQRDQPESANHITVHQRRMMLAAGIWQHRVAALHGILSGHRPDRPHRYLAYLGVTPWLQGRGVGTALLTHQHRQLDASGTPAYLEATTPRNRGLYLRHGYVAAEPVQLPDGPPIWPMWRAPAQGDQLSGRDGDQPSGRDGDQSRDQRPGPG, from the coding sequence ATGAACGCGACCACACCCGCCATGACCGTCCGGGCCGCCACCCACGACGACATCCCTCAGGCGGCGACGCTGCTCACCGAGGCGTTTCTGATCGCACCGGTCTCCCAGTGGTTGGTGGGGGACATCGACGCCCGGGTCACCACGTTCCGGTCGCTGTTCACCATCGAACTCGAACACGCCATCGACACCGGTGCCGACGTGTACGTGGCGGGACCGTTCACCGGGGTGGCGATCTGGTACCAGCGTGATCAGCCGGAGTCGGCCAACCACATCACCGTCCACCAGCGTCGAATGATGCTCGCCGCCGGCATCTGGCAGCACCGCGTCGCCGCCCTGCACGGCATCCTCAGCGGACACCGGCCGGACCGGCCGCACCGGTATCTCGCGTACCTCGGGGTCACACCCTGGCTGCAGGGCCGGGGCGTTGGCACCGCCCTGCTGACCCACCAGCACCGGCAGCTCGACGCCTCGGGCACCCCGGCGTACCTGGAGGCCACCACGCCGCGCAACCGCGGCCTCTACCTTCGGCACGGGTACGTCGCCGCCGAACCGGTCCAGCTGCCGGACGGCCCGCCGATCTGGCCGATGTGGCGCGCGCCGGCTCAGGGCGACCAGCTCTCCGGCCGCGACGGCGACCAGCCCTCCGGCCGCGACGGCGACCAGAGTCGGGACCAGCGCCCCGGACCCGGGTGA
- a CDS encoding transposase — translation MSGWSATWPLAARTEAWTLRRERVTYNATSAMLTGWKKTDDLAFLNEVSTVTVSQDPAGRWFVSLLCDDRIEPAPATTAVVGVDAGLDSLFTLSTGEKIPDPGHERRDRRRLARAQRNLARKARGSANRAKARLAVARVHARVADRRRDHLHKLTTRLVRETQTIVIEDLAVRNMMANHRLARAVSDAGWRQFRSMLGYRADWYGRDLVVVDRWFPSTRLCSGCGVLAEHLPLAVRSWTCRCGQAHDRDVNAARNILAEGLSVIACGGGVRPHRESSSRTGRSSVKQEPPGATQGIPVPSGRGGLSRSAMVRAVRCPEDSGQGARRCR, via the coding sequence GTGTCCGGCTGGTCTGCAACATGGCCGCTGGCCGCCCGCACCGAGGCGTGGACCCTGCGTCGGGAACGGGTCACCTACAACGCCACGTCGGCGATGCTGACCGGGTGGAAGAAGACCGACGACCTCGCGTTCCTCAATGAGGTGTCGACGGTGACCGTGTCGCAGGACCCGGCGGGCCGCTGGTTCGTCTCCCTGCTCTGCGACGACCGGATCGAACCGGCCCCGGCCACCACCGCCGTGGTGGGGGTCGACGCCGGCCTCGACAGCCTGTTCACCCTGTCCACCGGGGAGAAGATCCCCGACCCGGGACATGAACGCCGTGACCGGCGGCGGCTGGCCCGGGCCCAGCGGAACCTCGCACGCAAGGCCAGAGGCTCCGCGAACCGGGCCAAGGCTCGGCTGGCGGTGGCCCGGGTTCATGCCCGGGTCGCCGACCGCCGCCGCGATCACCTGCACAAGTTGACCACCCGGCTCGTTCGTGAAACCCAGACGATCGTGATCGAGGACCTGGCCGTCCGCAACATGATGGCCAACCACCGTCTGGCCCGCGCCGTCTCGGACGCGGGCTGGCGGCAGTTCCGCAGCATGCTGGGGTACAGAGCGGACTGGTACGGCCGGGATCTGGTGGTCGTGGACCGCTGGTTCCCGTCGACCCGACTGTGCTCGGGCTGTGGTGTACTGGCTGAACACCTGCCGTTGGCGGTCCGGTCGTGGACCTGCCGGTGCGGGCAGGCCCATGACCGGGACGTGAACGCGGCCCGGAACATTCTCGCGGAGGGGCTCTCCGTGATTGCCTGTGGAGGCGGTGTGAGACCTCACCGGGAGTCCTCCTCTCGGACGGGGCGGTCGTCGGTGAAGCAGGAACCCCCTGGGGCGACCCAGGGAATCCCCGTCCCTTCAGGGCGGGGAGGATTGTCAAGGTCTGCAATGGTGCGGGCAGTGAGGTGCCCCGAGGATTCCGGACAGGGAGCGAGACGATGTCGGTGA